The DNA segment TCGGGGGATAGAGTACAGTatagaataattttatgaattcttttgaaccacttaattttttatgacattCAGAGTTCAGGTTATTCATTTGGGAAATAGAGTAtagcataaaataattttctgaattcttttaaaacaacTCCATTTTTTGTGTGACTTTTAGGGTACTCTTGGGGAATAGAGTATAGTatagaataattttctgaatcatttttaaacaatttaattttttatgacgttCATGATTCAGGTTATTCTCTCGGGGAATAGAGTATATTAGAGCataactttctgaattcttttgaaacaactcaattttttatgactttcagGGTACTCTCGGCGAATGGAGtatcgtacaaaaaaattgtctgaattcttttgaaacaaaatttaatttttgatagccGTCAGGTTATTTTCTCGGGGAATAGAGTACAGTatagaataattttatgaattcttttgaaaccacttaattttttatgacattCAGAGTTCAGGCTATTCTTTTGGGAAATAGAGtatagtataaaataattttctgaatcattttgaaacaatttaactttttatgacGTTCATGATTCAGGTTATTCTCTCGGGGAACagagtataaaattattttctgaattcattCGAAGCAACTCACTTTTATGGGAATGATGTGCGACATTGAAGGCTCCAAGGGAAGACCAGCTGCAGTAAGAATAGACTTCATGTAGGCAACATTTTCTTGATGAGTCGACCTAAGAGCACGACCTTCATCCGAGGCCAAAACTTCAACTGCAGCTAAAGCCCCATACAACACCGTAGGAGGTAAAGAAGTCGTAAAAATAAATCCTGCAGCATAGCTTCTAACCATATCGATCATTTGGGTCGTTCCTACTACATATCCACCAACATTTCCATAGGCTTTCCCTAAAGTTCCCGAAATAATATCCATCTTATGAAGAACCCAGTCCCTTTCACCGATTCCAGCGCCTGTGTATCCATAGAGACCAACTGCATGCACCTCATCGATGAATGTTAAAGCCCCATAATTGTGAGCAACATCACACATCTTCTCGAGAGGACATATGTCCCCTGTCATCGAATGTACTGTTTCGAAGGCAACAATTTTAGGTACGTTTTTATCCAGTTTAGATAAAAGTTCCTCCAAGTGCTCAACATCATTGTGCCTGAAGATATGCTTTGGTGCGCCGCTGTTTCTTATTCCCTGAATCATCGAAGCATGATTGCCAGCATCAGAGAAGATGTGACAACCTGGAAGACTTTTGGCTAAGGTGAAGAGAGTTGAGTCGTTTGCTACAAAGCAGGAGGTGAATAGTAAACCTGCTTCCTTTTTATGAAGTGCAGCTAATCTTTCTTCGAGCATCTCATGACCCATTGAGTTTCCTGAGATGTTTCGAGTTCCTCCAGCACCAGCACCGAATTTCTCCAGGGCTTGCCTGACCGATTCGGTGACAGCTGGGTGTCGAGACATCCCAAGATAGTCGTTGGAACACCAGACAGTGATGGGTTTTTCACCCCAGGAATATTCTACAGCACTTGGAAATTGCTCGGCCAGGCgattcacttttttgaatactcTGCAAtcagtttgatttattttttaattgtttctcaAAAATTATAGGAGCTGTATCTATATACTCTATTCCCCGAGAGAATAACCTTCAGACCGACCAACTTACGTCCATTTTGACGCAGCTTCATTATTGGACACTTTAATCCAGGCAACTCCGTTTTTGAGAGTATCTCCGCCTAAATAGGTAAAGATGCGCGTTTGTCGGTTATTCTCTCGGGgaataaaatatgggaaataGAGTATAGAATATCGGGAATAGAGTATAGACGATTAAATAAGCAAAGCAGTGTCAACTAAAATTACTTTCAGTTATTATCATTGTGTTCCCGgccaagtttttcaattttcccggtcaactaaaaaacatatttaCACTAGCAGCCCCAGCCACGCGTTGCTGTGGCTCATTTATACTAGGTTGAATTTATATTATGCTAAacttggcgccatctattggctgCTTACCCAACCTAGATAACGTGAAATGTTGAAGTGTCACTCCACAAACTAAATTACACCGACATCTGCTAGAAAATTATAAAGaacacaaataaaaacatttaatttgtaataaacaaatattgagataattaaattagataaacagtatcctatcctttaagttggaccaGATTACATgcagtatacaaaatttcatcatggtcggttaagtagtttcagagtttagtggtgacaaacatcgtgaacaaaaaaataatttttactaaaaagataaattgtcaatcaaaacttaaataattaaattttatctttagaaaattaatgttcaacgaaaCAGAAGAATTGTCAACTGGAACTATgcaatattcaattggaataagttaaatttttagttaaaacattatttttttaaaagcactaaattgaaaaaaaatagttacattttcaaacgaaaggatgaattttcaaataaaattgtaaatctctaactggaatagttgaattttaaaccagaaagatgattgtttacctaaaataataaatctttaactagaataattgaattttggaccaaacagtcgaattttctacgaagaagattCCTTTTCATCcgaagaaaaaaacaagttttcaatcgaaTAACTCgtattttaaccaaggaaatttatttctaacttaatagataaattttcaactgaaatcataaacatttaactaaatacttgcatttttaaccaaaaagacgatgtggattttcaacggaaatatttgaattttcaattaaaaagagacaAATCTGCCTTGAttcaaaactcatttctttggcttgaaaattagttttttaaaattaaaaattctttttttttactattaggttaaaaatgccattaaaattttttaattttattgaaaattcatgcatttcattcaaattatactttttggtagaaaattattcatttcggttaaaaattcatttctttgattgaaaattagttttttttaacgaaaattaatttttttttaactaaaaatttgactagatttttgtcgattttttaaaatagaaagttaatctttttggtaaaacattgatttatttggtggaaaattgaactattttgttaaaaagttattttatttgattaaaaacttatatctctaacttaaaaataaacttttctatctttttttgaaaattgatctaatttcagttgaaattttatcaattttgtcggtaatttgtcgttgaaaattccactaaaaatccaaatatttggttgaaaattcacatattttgttaactgttctttttttgatagaaaattaacctttttggttaaaatttaatttccttgctacaaaaatagttgttgtttttttaaattgaaaactcattttttttaacttaaaattaaacttactaTTTTCGTCGCCATTCTTTTTCTAgacatttgatctttttggttgcaaatttacttatttcgttgaaaaatatttttttcttagtcaaaaattcaattattttggatgaaatttctatttattagTTGTAAAATCAaccacttttcttaaaaattcgtcttcatgaCTCATAAACTCAACATTTAGGatgagatttttttgctttattgattaaaaaatctttcttaattgaaaattgaactcttttgttaaaaattcgtatttttggtatgatttaaaagtttttttttattgaaaattatatcatttctggGGACTAATATCAACTActacactttttgttgataattattttaaatataaaagattcaTAACAGATTCTCTAACTTTGTATTTAATTGCTTCGCAGCTTACTCAGCAATTTCTGGCGAAACACTGTCTTACAACATAATGACATCACAGCTTATTCAGAAATGTCTCGTTGCATCGCaacttattcagcaatttctggcgaAACTCAGTCTTACACAATATTTGCATCGTAGCTTATTCCGAAATTTCTGTTTGCACCGCTgtttattcagcaatttctggtgaaacgcgGCCTTACGCAACTTTGTCAGTTCTCATACAGTCATTATCTCAATCTTAACACATCATCGCTGAATCAATTGTTTCAGCCTTCAGTCTAGCAttaatttcaaatgcactatgaACTGTTACATATTACAAATTGCATTTAATTCAGGTCGCACTAGCCTTCAATAAATTCATCTAAATTGAAGCTTTCTAGCCTAATTGAATTTCACCACTTCATCATTGtcatagtttaaattaattttaagatccTACCTATAAGAGTGATCCTTCTTCTTCTGCATGATTTGCTCATGAAAGAACTTTTCATAGTGAAAATTGTTTTCCTCTTGTGGTCCAGAATCCACATTGATAATGTCCTCCTCCATTGCAGGATTGGCCTCTTTTACGGCCTTAGGCTCGTTTGAGAGAAAAGGACATTTACTGCTAATAGACTCTGGAATTGGAGAATCGGCAGTTCCTATTCCAGAACTAACCATTCGAGACATCACTGGACAATGTTGAGGGAAATTCATCATCATAGATGCCCCATAATTCCGAATGTAATTCGGAGACAATCGAGCCAAAAATGGGCACGGCATTGTtcctaaaagaaaaaatcttttaaaatacactcaaacctggatttagtgatcctccatttaatatttccgagaattgacgccgtgcgGTGGGGGTGGGTGAGAGGAGCTACGGGAGGATGTGCGGTGATCACTCAAGCGTCAACAAACAGAGAGACAAACAAGAATGAGAAAAAACaagagacaaaatagttccgagactctggatttaatgtcacgctcaGTCTCAAAATAGatattaaatccaggtttgactgtatttgaATAGGATgatccaaaaatttgatttttggtgATCGTTTCCacccaatttgtttattttctggaaaaataaatttctaattttgttaaaatcggataattttAACCCGAGCCCTGAGGATTTTCAAATTAACATGAGGTTTTGAATGGGAAAAActcggttttcgaaaaaatggaaaaagaagtgctttttgttaacttttcgtaaattaaagtttagtcaactcttaagaaatttttaaagactaatttccaacttatacatttttattttgacatcCCCAGTGTCCAGAAAATGCccccaaaaatgcaaaataacagttttatacaaaattcatacTAAAGAcatgtgttttaaaaattgttttaatattgattattttttccaagtattcttgaattaattttcgactgttttaacaatattttttccagCCAAtcatgttaatttattatttaattgctgGCATTAATGACACAATAACGGatattaaaagtaatatttttatactcggaatatttggaaattgttaaagcaattaaaatttttttctaaatttttcatcgtctaaatcgtgaaaagttattattttctattataaatatcgcagataatgattgtttattatttttaatttttaattaatttaaaaaataaataaactttcaaatgatattttaagttaaaggcaatttttaattgtttaaaaaagaaatatcacTTGCTTTTTTCACAAAGGAGCAAGTGAAtgatttctaattgtttaaataattgcaaactgtcttCCACAACAAATATCACTCTTATGCATaatttattccagaaaaaagtaacTATTCAAGATTTATGTGCGAAAAGAACTGTTTTAAtatataacaattgtttaaataatttaaaatatctctaAAGATATATTATTCTCAACACTCGTTAATTGTGTTATCAATTTCAGGAACAAATAACTGTTTACTATTTAcaggagaaaaatatttaaacatatgacaactgtttaaataattacgaaatgTGTTTAGCCATcaatattatacttgaaattcATTAACTGTGTCatatatcccgaaaaataataactttagatGATTTACAGTCTTTTCTATTTCTGGGAAAAATAATAGTGtaatcaaaaattcgattttttaataaatacttaatatttaagttgaattatttttaaggttatataaatatttttttaagactcttgagaaaattcaaagattccaGATACgtcagaacaaaatttaaaaaaaaaagataatttgtaaccaaatagttaaatttccaattaaaaaaaaagaattctcctcgaaaaatataatagttgatattttaaccacaaaaattttaattttaaataaaaaaataaaataaaaaaatgtcaaccaaattacaattgaatggggggggggggtaatttttaatacaaaatgaaaactcctgattcttttttttaaattttcaaaatatttggaaatttaaaaaaattaataatgacctcaaattaatttttttaatataaaatttcgttcaaaattttcccagaaattttgaaaactttttttgttatcttaAAACCATTAACAATCCTTAAACGGCTTCAAAACATTTCATTTgacatcttcaaaaatctacatattgatctatattttttttttaaatttgacaaattttatatttgtttgaaattttttcaaaaattctaaacatctttttaaacaattcgaattttactttaaattttggaaaaatttgttgaaattaaaaaattgccttaagatCTTTCAGATTAttcatttatcattaaaaattttcccaggaatcttagaaaatttgtttcattctcttaaaacccttcaaaattccaaaaaagtttctaaatttgatgttaaaaatcTTCACAAATCTAGTTTTAAATTCGTTGTCAacgtttcaagtttaaaattat comes from the Belonocnema kinseyi isolate 2016_QV_RU_SX_M_011 chromosome 6, B_treatae_v1, whole genome shotgun sequence genome and includes:
- the LOC117174274 gene encoding 5-aminolevulinate synthase, erythroid-specific, mitochondrial isoform X2 codes for the protein MPCPFLARLSPNYIRNYGASMMMNFPQHCPVMSRMVSSGIGTADSPIPESISSKCPFLSNEPKAVKEANPAMEEDIINVDSGPQEENNFHYEKFFHEQIMQKKKDHSYRVFKKVNRLAEQFPSAVEYSWGEKPITVWCSNDYLGMSRHPAVTESVRQALEKFGAGAGGTRNISGNSMGHEMLEERLAALHKKEAGLLFTSCFVANDSTLFTLAKSLPGCHIFSDAGNHASMIQGIRNSGAPKHIFRHNDVEHLEELLSKLDKNVPKIVAFETVHSMTGDICPLEKMCDVAHNYGALTFIDEVHAVGLYGYTGAGIGERDWVLHKMDIISGTLGKAYGNVGGYVVGTTQMIDMVRSYAAGFIFTTSLPPTVLYGALAAVEVLASDEGRALRSTHQENVAYMKSILTAAGLPLEPSMSHIIPIKVGDPLLCTQIADTLIKEKGHYVQAINYPTVAKGQEKLRLAPTPKHTHIMMDKFVEDTLNVFQRLNIPKVEEKTHEVSRAIRVH
- the LOC117174274 gene encoding 5-aminolevulinate synthase, erythroid-specific, mitochondrial isoform X1, with the translated sequence MAAHLNSSFPSLLRCIHSSIHRFSTTAKGTMPCPFLARLSPNYIRNYGASMMMNFPQHCPVMSRMVSSGIGTADSPIPESISSKCPFLSNEPKAVKEANPAMEEDIINVDSGPQEENNFHYEKFFHEQIMQKKKDHSYRVFKKVNRLAEQFPSAVEYSWGEKPITVWCSNDYLGMSRHPAVTESVRQALEKFGAGAGGTRNISGNSMGHEMLEERLAALHKKEAGLLFTSCFVANDSTLFTLAKSLPGCHIFSDAGNHASMIQGIRNSGAPKHIFRHNDVEHLEELLSKLDKNVPKIVAFETVHSMTGDICPLEKMCDVAHNYGALTFIDEVHAVGLYGYTGAGIGERDWVLHKMDIISGTLGKAYGNVGGYVVGTTQMIDMVRSYAAGFIFTTSLPPTVLYGALAAVEVLASDEGRALRSTHQENVAYMKSILTAAGLPLEPSMSHIIPIKVGDPLLCTQIADTLIKEKGHYVQAINYPTVAKGQEKLRLAPTPKHTHIMMDKFVEDTLNVFQRLNIPKVEEKTHEVSRAIRVH